A part of Streptomyces sp. NBC_01451 genomic DNA contains:
- the ptsP gene encoding phosphoenolpyruvate--protein phosphotransferase: METTLRGVGVSHGVAIGEVRHMGTAVLEPPAKQVPAEDAEREQGRARQAVDAVAADLNARGNLAGGEAQAVLEAQAMMAQDPELIADVDRRIAVGSTAERAVYDAFAAYRALLAGAGEYLAGRVADLDDVRNRIVARLLGVPMPGVPDSDEPYVLIARDLAPADTALLDPTLVLGFVTEEGGPTSHSAILARALGVPAVVALPGAGELAEGTVIAVDGSTGEVFVEPSAEKKAQLEAAAAQRKAALTASTGPGATSDGHKVPLLANVGGPADVPAAVEAGAEGIGLFRTEFLFLDDSKNAPSEAKQIEAYRQVLEAFPEGRVVVRVLDAGADKPLDFLTPADEPNPALGVRGLRTLLDHPDVLHTQLTALAKAAEGLPVHLEVMAPMVADRADAKAFADACRAAGLRAKFGAMVEIPSAALRARSILREVEFLSLGTNDLAQYTFAADRQVGAVSRLQDPWQPALLDLVALSAEAARTEGKSCGVCGEAASDPLLACVLIGLGVTSLSMGAASIPYVRSSLAKYTLAQCERAAVAARAADSAEEAHDAAQAVLSGE, translated from the coding sequence ATGGAGACAACGCTGCGAGGCGTCGGTGTGAGCCACGGTGTGGCGATCGGCGAAGTTCGGCACATGGGAACGGCAGTGCTCGAGCCGCCTGCCAAGCAGGTCCCGGCGGAGGATGCGGAGCGCGAGCAGGGGCGCGCCCGCCAGGCCGTTGACGCTGTGGCGGCGGACCTGAACGCGCGCGGCAATCTGGCGGGCGGCGAGGCCCAAGCAGTGCTTGAGGCGCAGGCCATGATGGCCCAGGATCCCGAACTGATCGCGGACGTGGACCGGCGTATCGCAGTCGGCAGCACGGCCGAGCGCGCTGTGTACGACGCGTTCGCCGCGTATCGCGCTCTTCTGGCGGGTGCCGGTGAGTACCTCGCTGGGCGCGTGGCCGACCTCGACGACGTGCGGAATCGTATCGTCGCCCGACTTCTCGGGGTTCCCATGCCCGGTGTCCCCGACAGCGACGAGCCGTACGTCCTTATTGCCCGCGACCTCGCGCCCGCCGACACCGCGCTGCTGGATCCGACCCTGGTACTCGGCTTCGTGACCGAGGAAGGTGGGCCGACCAGCCACAGCGCGATCCTGGCGAGGGCCCTCGGTGTACCCGCCGTGGTGGCGCTGCCCGGTGCGGGTGAGCTCGCCGAGGGCACGGTGATCGCGGTGGACGGGAGCACGGGAGAAGTCTTCGTCGAACCCAGTGCGGAGAAGAAGGCGCAGTTGGAGGCCGCGGCTGCCCAGCGCAAGGCGGCGCTGACAGCCTCGACCGGGCCTGGCGCCACCTCCGACGGTCACAAGGTGCCTCTGCTGGCGAACGTCGGCGGGCCCGCGGACGTACCGGCTGCCGTCGAGGCCGGAGCAGAGGGCATCGGTCTCTTCCGTACCGAGTTCCTTTTCCTGGACGACAGCAAGAACGCGCCGTCCGAGGCGAAGCAGATCGAGGCGTACCGGCAGGTTCTTGAGGCCTTCCCCGAAGGGCGCGTTGTCGTTCGGGTGCTCGACGCGGGCGCGGACAAGCCGCTGGACTTCCTGACGCCGGCCGACGAGCCGAACCCGGCTCTGGGTGTACGCGGTCTTCGGACCCTGCTCGACCACCCCGATGTGCTGCACACGCAGCTGACGGCGCTCGCGAAGGCCGCGGAGGGACTGCCTGTCCACCTTGAGGTCATGGCTCCGATGGTCGCGGACCGTGCCGATGCCAAGGCGTTCGCGGACGCGTGCCGTGCGGCCGGGCTGCGGGCGAAGTTCGGTGCCATGGTGGAGATCCCGTCGGCCGCGCTGCGGGCGCGCTCGATCCTGCGGGAGGTCGAGTTCCTGTCCTTGGGAACCAACGACCTCGCGCAGTACACCTTCGCCGCCGACCGTCAGGTGGGGGCGGTCTCTCGTCTGCAGGATCCGTGGCAGCCCGCGCTGCTCGACCTGGTCGCTCTGTCCGCCGAGGCGGCGAGGACCGAGGGCAAGAGCTGTGGTGTCTGTGGCGAGGCGGCGTCGGACCCCTTGCTCGCGTGTGTGCTGATCGGTCTGGGCGTCACCTCGCTTTCCATGGGCGCGGCTTCGATTCCCTACGTGCGGTCGTCGCTGGCCAAGTACACGCTGGCGCAGTGTGAGCGGGCCGCCGTGGCAGCCCGGGCCGCGGACAGTGCCGAGGAGGCTCACGACGCCGCTCAGGCAGTGCTGTCGGGCGAGTAG